CTGCAGCTGGTGCGCCAGGCCGGCCGCGGGCGTCATGGACGAGGGCGGCCGGTCGACGTCAACGGGTATCGAACTCAAGCTGGAGTTCAAGCCAGCTGTGTCACTCTCTTCCTTCGCCTTTTCCAGGAACATTTTCATGTTTTCGATATGTGAGCGCGTGAACAAATGGTCCTGAATAGAGTACTTATGACTGTACTTAAAGTTACACACTTTGCACTCCTCAGGTGGTTTAGGGGCCTCAGGCTCGGTGCCGAGCATCTTCTGAAGAGCCAATTTCGCCTTCTTTTCCTTTGCTCGCGCGTTCTGgaaccacacctgcaccacacgcTTGGCTAGCCCTATCTCCCTCCCCAGCAACTCACACTCCGCCATTGTTGGCGTCTTATAGTCCTGGAACACACTTTTCATGATCTTCACCTGGATAGCTGACATCTGTGTACGGAACCGCTTGGTGGCGCCATGCAGTGCCCCAGGTTGTTTGGCAGTGCTGGTCGTGGAGGAGGCGGGCGAGGTAGGGTTGCTCTCGTATGAGTTCATAGAGAAGTCCCCTTCCTCGGGTTCGCCCATGTCCAGTTGGTAGCTGTCCTCGTCTGAGTGGTCGTCCACGTGTTCGGCCGTCGAGTCCAGAATAGATGAGTCAAACCCCAGCGGCCGTCCCAACTCTAAGGGTTTGCTGAGATCAAGTGGACTCTCGCCCTCCCGTCGCGCACCATCTGAGGACAAGTTGACATCGTTGAGGTACCGTCTGATTGCCTCCTCGTGGTACATGGCAATCGAGTCTTCCGGAACTtctgaggagaagagagaagagggcatCACTTGAGAGGCTTGTGTTGCGGAAGGAGTTGAAGACAGGCCGAAGTTCCCAACACCAGAGTCTTCTACATCAGGCAGTGCATCAATGTCCACATCTCCCTTAGAGTAATGATCGGCGTGCTTAGTGGAAAGGTGCGACTCAAGAGCAGACTTGACTTTAAAGATAGCAGGACAGAAGGGACATTTTTTGTTAATCACTTGTGCATGAGCTCTAAACTGACCTTTCCTTTCTCTCGCTCGTGTATTCTGGAACCACACTTGGACGACCCTCTTCTTCAGGCCAACCTCCTGAGCAATCGTTTCCAACATCTTTCGCGACGGATTGGCCTCCATCTGGTACTTCTGGTAGAGGTAGTCCAGCTGCTCGGGCAGGATGGTGGTTCGGAGCCGCTTGTCCCTCTGGCCCTCATTGACCCcgctcatgctctctctctcgtcctcactcTCGTCAGCTTTACGCTtcagaggagaggcaggaggcaagAGGGGGCTGGGCTGGGGCGGGGGGACGGAGGTGGGcggctggtgctgctgttgtggctgTTGCTGTGGAGGCTGcgactgctgttgttgctgttgtatacTGGTAAATGGGGAATCAGCACCTTTATTTAGAAAAAGCGCCGGGTTCATGAGGTGAACAATTTGGTGTTCCCGCCACTGCTCAAATCTGTTAAAGACCAGACTACACTTATCACACTGGAAGTTACTTTCCACGGGCTTGTTGTCTAGACCACCCGACTGCTGGGACGAGTCTGTGATGCTTGAATGGTTTGAGTTTTCGTCATTATAAAGAGCTGCTGCTTGGGCCGCCGCTGCTTGTGCCTGGGCAGAGCGCTTGGCGTCTTCTTCCTTAAAGCAATGAGTCTTCTGGTGTCGGATGAGCTCATAATACCGCTGGAAGACAAGCAAGCACTTCTTACACTGGTAATTTAGGCCCGGCGTCCTGGTGAACCTGCCCGCGCCTTCGTCGTTAGGGTCGAGGGGCGGCTGGTTCTCGTAGACCTTACGTGCCTTCTGGCGGGCGTTCTGGAACCACACCACAATGACACGCGGTGAGAGGTTGAGCAGCTTAGACAAGTACTCCAGATCGTCGTCCTTTGGGTAGGCGTTATTTTCGAAGAATTCCTGTAGCACCTTAATCTGGTAGTCGGTGAAGCGGGTGCGGTTGGCTCGCTTGCCTGAACTGGAGCAGGAACTGGTGGAGGTGTGAGAGGTCGAGAGCGGAGCGGATGGGAAGGATAAATGGGGCGGCGTGGGACTCACACCTGAGCTCGGAGGAATAAGGCCAGAACTAGGaactgtgggtggtgtgtgaggcagtTTGTGGGCCAGCATGGGGTTGGTCTCAAGCTGGGAGGTAATGAGTGAAGTGAGTGAAAGCGAGGACTGCGGCGACGCTAGGGAGCTGAACGGCGAAGTCGCCGGCAGCCCCAGCGGCGAGGACGGCGCCGACGACACCAACTGGGGTCCACTGCTCACCTGTTGTTGCGGCGGtgcctgatgctgctgctgctgtgatagCAACGGCTGCGTCTGCTGCTGTTCCCGCTGTTGTTGCTCCAAacgttgttgctgttgctgctcccgttgtttctgttgttgttgttgctgttgttgctgctgctgttgttgctgttgttgttgttgttgttgttgttgatggagtTGGAGTTGGCTATTCAGACCTAATGACCCACCTAAGCCGTCCCCGTTCTTTTCTTGTACTCGGCTATTGTCTTGGCTAAGACTAGGAACTTTGTTGAGCGGGGATACGGCGGCGGCGCGGTCAGAGGGCGGCTCTTCCTGCTCCTTAGGGACCCGTTCAacggccctctcctcctcccgggcACTGTTGAGCTCCACGATCTCTCGCGCCTCGTCCGGGTTGAGCGGCATCACCTTGGCCTCACCTGTCTTCTCATATTCCTCTAGGTTgagtgtggtggacggtgggATGCTAAAATTGTATGGCGAATCCTTGCTGCGTTGTCGCTCCTTAAAGAGTGTGTTGCGAAACCAATGCTTGATGACCTTGGGAGGAAGTCCACTTTGCTTGGCCATCTCGTTGATCTGGTCTTCGGTGGGGGAGTTGTTGATGTCGAAGTGGCCCCTCAGGATCTTCAGCTGGTCGTCGGTGATGCGGGTTCGAGCTCTTTTTtgttgtgcagcagcagcagcagcggcagcagcagcagcagcttgctgttgttgctgctgcaagagctgctgctgttgctgcttgagAAACAAAGTAGGGTCACCTGGGAGGCCCGAGGGCCCTGAAGTAGGCGGTCCCTGCTGCTGCATGCTGGCGAGGGCCATGGGGTCGAACATGTGTGGTGGCAGCATGGGTGCCAGCGGAGGGTGAAGGTTCATGGCGGCCAGGGGGTTGAGCTGCAGCGGAAGGCCCGCCGCCAAGCCCAACCCCGCCATCATCATGGGGTTGAACTGCATCTGCTGCATCTGGGCCGCGGTAAGGGCATTGAGTGCCGCCGCCATTTCTGCCATCTGTGGCGGCACGTTCATACCCTGGTGGTCGACGGcgggggagatggaggaggcggtggtggaggtgggcgtGACCCCGGGTGTAGGCGTGGCACGAGAGGTGGGCGTGGCTGCGGCGTCGCTTCTGTTGCCTGActctgcctctttctctctctcatctgaagtCCCCTTCTCTACCCCATGGACGACCTCCGCGTCCCGGCCTCGCTCCTCATCTGTAAGAGCAGAGGGATCGCTGCTAGAGCACTGCCGACTAGTATTGTACTCTTTACGGTATTCATCAGAGAATTTCTTAAGGTAATCAAAAGGTACACCTGACTTATGAACTTCCTCTAAGTGGGCTTTTAAAACCCATACACTAGAAAATTTTTTATAACATTGAGGGCATTTGGATTTACTTAGTTCAGGCAAATCAGAATTAGTTTTGTCTTTAACGTCCTCAGAAGCCCCTTCATCAGGGTCTTTTGAAGGACAAGTTTGTTGATTTTCAACATACTGAATAACTAGATCAAAGCCAAAGCTTTCTAATAAGTGCTTGTGTAGGCGTGAAGACTTTCTGAAAGGTACAGTGAATCTAGAGGTAGAGAGAGATTCTATGGAACattcagatggagagagagagcggtcGTGGGGCTGAGTCGGGGGCAGGTGGGAGGCACCGCAGAGGGTGGCCCAGGCGGCGTCCAGGGCAGCTGAGGGACTTAGACTTACGCTGCTGCTGCCGGCGTGAGGAGGGAAGTTGAGGTGGGGAGGCAGGAGACCGCACAGCACGGCGTGCTGCGCCCCCTGCTCTGCTGTGTTCCACACGCCGCCGCAGCGCCCGCAGCTTCCCTGGCCGCCGCTACCACTAATGCTAGAAGGGGAAATGCCCTGGTGATACGCCCCCGGAGGGGTGCCCTGGGTGTTAGAAGGGGAGCGAGGAGTGTGGACGTCGTGGATTGGGGCTGGGGAGGGctgcggggtggtggtgggtgtggcaggctGGTCGACTAGTGGGCGTGTGGGGtctaggtgggtggatggggcaAACTCTGGGATGCGGGCGGCACGGGTCTGGTGGAGCACTGAACGGAGGTGGATGTCCAGCGTGGACTGCTGGGAGTAAGCCACGCGGCACACGTGGCACCGGTAGGGCTTGTTCCGCTCCTCCTCGTCCCCGGCACCTCGCAGGGGACCGGCTAGGCCGTCACCCTGGGGAGTCGTCCTGCCCTCGGTGGTGCCCGCCTCAGACTGGGTCTGAATACTACTTGGAGAGCCTTTGGTCTCTTTATCTTGCATGGCTTTTTTAAGCTTGTGCAAATGACTGACTGAATTGTAATGTACAAGCAGAATATTTTTCTGCGTAAACGATTCCTTACAGACGTCGCATTTGTAAGGTCTGTTGGGGTCAAGGTATTTTTCCATAGGATATGTAAGTTTCTCACCCCGGCGGTGGAGGAGGGTCTTCTGGTGGGCAGTGAGGTAGTTCTGCCTGGTGAAGGCGACCCGGCACCGGTGACACTTGTAGCGTCTGGCCGGGTCGCTGTAGTTGTCGAGCGCCATCGTGTCAGAGTTGAGGTAGTCCTCAATGGCCTGCTGCTGCGGCGGCAGGGGCGGTTCCTCCACCACACGCGACAACTCCTCTACCTCGTCCCCCTTGTTCGACTCCCGACGGAGCAGCGCTGTGGTACTGGGGTCGAGGACTGGCCCCGCCCCTGCTCCCACAGGCGCTCCGACGATGGACGCCTGGAACTGTTGACGCTCTGCCGCCGTAAGTTCAGGGTGGTCTGAGCTAACGTGTTTCTGCAGTGCTGTCAGCGAACGGAAGTTCCGGTGGCACAGTAGACACTTGGTAGCGTCCCGTATGGCATGATACTGTGCATGTAACTGCAGCTTCTCAACAGTCTTAAAGGCAAGCGAGCACTGCTGGCACCGGTACTTGTACACGTGACGTTCTGACACCGCCACTGAGGGCCGAGGGGCCGCGCCGTGGATCTCTCGGAAGTGACTGTGCAGCGCCTGGGCTGTGGAGAAGTACTGGTTGCAGCCCTTCTTCCAGCACAGGTAGCCGGGGCCGCGTGGGGTCTCGGCGATAGGCGTGTGGCCCGTTGCCGTTTGATGAATTATTAGATCGTCGATGGAGGCACAGGCCAGCCCGCACACGCCACACTCCTCCTGCTCCCGGCCCAAGCCCCGCTCAACACCTCGCTTACCTGCACCACCTGGTGGCTGGCTCTCTTCCAGCTTGTGCTGGTGCCGCTGATGCAGCTGTTCCTGCAGCCGATGATGCTGTTCGCTCTGGGCCTGGTGCGggtcctcatcatcatcgtctttccCGGCAGCAGCAGCGCTCAGCTTGACCAGAAGCAAGAGCCGTTGAAGGCCATCAGAGTTGACCGAGTGCACGTTGATGGCGTGCTTCTCGAGGGCGGGCATGTCGGGACAGGCCTCCTCGCATAGCGGGCACCTCAACCCGGCTTTCTTCTCCCCGCCGTGGTCAGCGTCCACATGTTGTTGCAGCGTCGTCTCCGACTCGCACGTGTAGTGGCAGAAGGGACACGCGTGCACGTGGTCAGGGGAGCGGCCCGCCTCCTCTTTGGTCTCCTCTGgagagtgaagaaagaaaaagaaggaccTAGATTAGTAAACAGGGAGCCGAGTCCTCTACATTCGTCCTGTACAATCTGTTAGTCACCCAACACTCTTACCACAGTAGTAATGAAAGACAAACATAAACGTAAATCCTTAGAAATACGTTGGCATCTTAACTACCCTGcaagtcaaaacacacacacgtaaatcaaGAAATGTTTTCATCTTAACTACAATATAGCTGTTATCAATATATCTTGATAGACACGTATTACCTGTGGAATGACTGACCACTTCAAAGACACgagagggagaggtttggtgaaGGACAGGGGTAGGGGGTGGTACATGATTCACCTTATAAATATCTCACTGTAATATAACCAATGCCCGTTCTTCCGCATCATTTAGAAATACACATATAATCAAAGTGTATGTTCGTAAGTTCATAAATAaggagcattacacacacacacacatatatatatatatatatatatatatatatatatatatatatatatatatatatatatatatatatataaattgcagtGTCACAGTGATGCCCGTGGTCTAGTATTTGCTAATAACCACGGGTGCACTATCGTGTGTTTAATATATCGTCAGAGCAATACAACAATGTATCTCCACTAACGATGTATTACTCACACGAAACTGTACTTTCGAATTAtcgtttcattatatatatatatatatatatatatatatatatatatatatatatatatatatatattgagagataAACAGAGTGATTGTTCTGACACCTTCACATCCACCTTACACACGAGGTACAACAAGGAAAGAGCAAGGGTCGTGTGGTGACCACACACTGCACAACACCATGAAGAAGCACCGGGAAGGCGAGGAATACCTTGTGCTAAGCAGCGGCGAGCGATGGTCTTGACCCTCATGTTTGAAGGTTCCGCAGCGAGTGACCCCCTCCTGCCTGCCCGTGCCACTGGTGCCACCGTGGGCTgatgagggtcgtgtgtgtgtgtgtgtgtgttgagggagaggtgtgggagggtgtcgAGCCGTGGAGGGGCAGAAGGAGGTAGTTCTTCCTTGCACTCACCCGGTTACACAACGCTCCTCATTACCAACAGCACAAGTGTGTTCGTACATTAGAAAGGCGGGGTTCAGTTAACGAGCACAAATGCAAGACAAGgggatacatatgtgtatatatatatatatatatatatatatatatatatatatatatatatatatatatatatatatacaaaataaatgTTCCACTTTGTCACAGAAAAATAGTTGCCAAAGAACAGAGCAACTTTACGTCGTTGCTTTGTTTCATTTGCTTGACACCAACGGGttcaccttcctctttctttccttggCATCAAAAGGTTTACCTTTCTCTTTCTTACGTATTTTCATACGCATCAACGGGTTCACCTTCCTATTTTCCTCGCATCAACGGGTTCACTttactctttcttttgtttttttttctctggccTCAACGTGTACACCTTCGTcagcagatgatgataataataaggcaagaggaggagcagggcggCTGCGGGAGGCGGCGGATCCGTGAACGCCTTCCAGCAGCGGCAGCCGCTCCTGGGGACAGACTGACGGACTGGCTTCTGGTCACTTCCTACAGCGACTAATGACCTAAATGACATTACGTGAGCTAGCTCGGGAACCGGCTTAAGCTCGGACAATCCTCGCTCATTAAGACCCCCGCCGACCGCCCTTCCTGCCcaccgacccgacccgacccgacccgaccccgaccccccccacacacacacaccacgagctcCCTAACAAAAACCTTCACGCCTCTCCACGCTTGAAACTTCACCCCTTTTACGCTCACGCACGTTACCGAGCCCACTGTTTTCTCCACGCAATGACTTCcaccctctaaaaaaaaaaaagtctggacTCTACTAAGCATATGGTCTGGCggtgtacacgagagagagagagagagagagagagagggagagacaagggTCCATAGAACCTGGGATTTCGGGGTGGAGTATGAACACTACCGAGAAACGATGATAACATGTGGAACCCCTTGGGCGACTGGCTGGCTCTTCCTCGTCTTACTAAGGCTTCTTCACATCGGCTTTGGCCTCATCAACAGCAGTACGGGTTCCAGGTATGGGTCGACCGCGGACGGCTCCCTCCCGCCCTTCATTCTGCGCTAATATGCCAGGTGACGACGGGATTAGCAATTATGAGGATTACGACGCACTGCTGTACGGATTCAATTACCACATCAAAAAACACCAAAACGAAACAACACGGTAAAATAGTCTTTATATGGCACTGTTCCACTGCAGTTGGCGAGAGGGTTTTATGTCAAGTATAATCAAAATAGACATATTGTATcccaacgttatatatatatatatatatatatatatatatatatatatatatatatatatatatatatatataaactcattgAACTTGGAGGGGAAAATGTTTCAGTTGTTAACGCGACACACGATTACCAACCATTACAGTTCATTCCACGTTCAACAGTTCTCGCAATAAGAACATTTACCTGCATTACCCGATGATATGTATATTCACACTGTGACCTTCCCATTGGAACGACCCTAATTAGTGGTTTGGTGCACGGCGCAGGAAGGCGTCAGTGACGAACTCAGCCTCACAGTACCGAATCACAGAATATACGTGGGGTCGCTGGACCACCACGAAGCCTTACTGGAACTGGTGCCTGGAAAACCCTCCACTTGTCTGGACTCGTTCAATGGACCTTTGTGTGGTCTACGATCAGAGACATTTCGTGTTCCAGGACGAAGACTGATAAGTGGCAACAGCTCATCACTTGGCGCCGTCCGCACGTGCCGCTGCCGTACACCTGGGGTAGCTTAGCCCAGTGGTAGCAGTCTGGGTCATATCAATTCTTATCTAAAGTTCAGACTGAATGAGGAAACTTCAGTACAAGTCAAGCTTCGATGTGGTTATCTTATTCGAGCTCAACTTCAACGCGATTTTAATGTAACCCATCTTCTGTACATGGTGGTCTTCATGCCTTTTGGAAAATGGTCCCACCATTGAACAAAGGGCCCATTTGTTCTGCTCAATAGGCTAGTATACTTCTGATGACAAATAAGCTATTTTACCTCTGAGCGCCCACGAGTCGAACCCGGACTAACGAGACTGGGAAGCGAATGGCGTATCCACTTGACCACAGGTAAGCTAAATTCCGTCTCTCTGTTATCTACAACTCTCGGGCCCCGCCCGCTCCCTGTGGTCCTATTGGGTGAGACAGGGCGCCCACATCCTGGTCCCGAGGACGCGGCAAATCAACTCAGGGGCATCTCGGTAATGTCTGCGTTCACATGTAAATCAATGTGAACGATTTTACAATTGCACACCCGAGAGTTGAACCCGGGTTCAAAAAGGTGAAAACAGAACTTCAGGCCGCTGAAATggcaacaccaccctcccccgtgcccgaagaaaatgtatgaataaaagagataaaagaagaaacgggagagataagataacatctgttggctggttggctggtcatTTGGGCACTGGGGTCTATCGACTGCCTGGGTCAAATTAAGGTCGTCAGAGTTCAAGTTATAACcaacaacggagagagagagtgagagtgagagagagagagagagagagagagagagagagagagagagagagagagagagaggcaacataaACACCATGATTAGGAACTGGGAGGCATCATCAAATTCACCGGATGACGTCAACGGGAATGATGTTTACCATGTACGAAGAATGGAAGAAAGTAGATACACACAAACTTCACAGTGCTGCCACCAGCAGACTGACTGAAGATGACCCAAGCTGGGCACCCTAGACGGAGAGGTGCTGAAAGAATAAAGGAAGCTTCCACGCCTTGAGGAAAACCTcaagagagagacgaagagatgACGAAATCTTGAGGAACAGGCACTGATAGAGCCTCGGGCCTACCATGTATGTGAGGATAATGTTATctacaagtgtgtgtatgtgtgtgtgtgtgaaactcctAAAACATCCCAAGTTAAATAAGGGTCATCGCTAATATGATCAGCCTTAATGATTGTTTAAATATACCCCCAAGTAAGAATACAGTTCAGGTTTAATACAGCTTAACTTCTAATTGGTTCAAAATGAACAGCTTTCGGTGAGACAAAATAAGTGATAATAAATCATTTCTTCGTATTTACTTTGATGACTGCAGTATTTCAGTTTCACTTTAAACGACAGCGAAAGGGAAAACTCCCTGATTTACGTTGAAAAATTTTCTGGTCCCAAGGTAATCTACCCGTTAATATAATTTCATATacaataatgttttattataaaacTCTTTATAATCCACTGTTCATATACATCAGTACTGATATAacgaagactatatatatatatatatatatatatatatatatatatatatatatatattccatacaatTCAAAGCTGCTAAAAATTGGATTATATTTACTCGGAGCTTAAGTGACAAAATTCAGTTCTGAATTAGATTTCAAAATTAGTTTCTTGCAACCTATTTCTAAAGGTCTCCAAATCCCACATGGTTATTTGTTTTACTATTCTGCTGTCACAATCATGTTTATACATCTCGCATTCATGATATAAACCATGTACAACAAGAGTCAAGTTTTGAAATAGAATCTTGTTTTAAATAAAAACCTCTGAGTAGTCTTTATCTCTGTTATTTAGATGGAAGGTAATAAAATAATCTAATAAAACCACTtctgtgtttttgttttcatataaTCCTACCTTAATATGTGTTGTCATGTGacaaaaatcgtataattattaatatataaTCTGCTTCCTTTATAACTCAACTGAGATCAGCAGTCACCGTATATTACCCACTATACAACTCACTCGTAATGGAAGTTACTCTCGAAGAAATTAGTGCAGTGCACATAACTTCTCCCATGACTCAGTTTTTACGTGAGTTAGTTTCGATGTAATTCTCTAAACATAATTTGCTTTTATAGTTTGAGTGATTTAAATCATTCGTCCAGTGTAAACCCCTAGCCGTATTGCATCTTGTTGTTTTTAGTTTATATTCGACGTTTCCTATACTAAATCTTTAATAAAAAATGGAGATACAATGATGAGAAATCTTCGTGGTAATAAAGGATAATAGTATAATTGATTATCAAGCTACAAAGATATCTTTTTAACGGAATCGCTTTGCGACCACACTCCATTTACTCAGCTAGTGCAGTGCCAGAGAAATCGATTTTGGGGGGAATCTGTAATTCCTTGAAACACACTGAATCAAAATAACTTTAATACAATACTAAGGCCATTTTGTTCATTCCGTGTTGCGTACTTTAAACGCGCAGCTGTCAAAGACgttctattgattttttttttcctcctgtgttCGTTTTATCTTTACTAACCAATAAAACAACatatttttgtcatatatatatatatatatatatatatatatatatatatatatatatatatatatatatgtaaatatatatatatatatatatatatatatatatatatatatatatatatatatatatatatatcccctaataTCATACGCAATATAACCATAACTCCTAGTGTTATACACCCCCTATGctatcaacccccttcccctagtCATCATACTCCACATCATCAAAAACCCTGATATCACATCCCATATCATTCAGTGCCATAACAAACCATATCATTGTCCCTCAATGTAATTAAGCCACCTTGAAATGCCCACGTTCAAAGACTGAATGCAAATTCCCTCACGAACAGCTGATCTTGGAATGATCTCAAACACTGGCAATATTAACGctcgcctcctttttttttttcgtgtgaaaTTGAAATGTgagtctttaaagaaaaaaaaaagctaaaatactttgaaaatagATTAAACCATAGAGACTGCCTGCATATCACACAATGGCGGTCGACCGAAGGAGACAATACGAATGGCGTAGACAATCGTAGCTCaaacatagagagaataaaagaagaaataaagttaATACGACGTTTTCCTCACTCtcgaaggaaaggaaaaggaagaaagaagaaatgtagTGAGAAAATAGGTTTCCTCACCCCAAAAGTGAGAAGAAACACGAAAGAAAGGAGAGGCTTCTTCACCCCGAACGAAAACAATGAAGAATGAAGGAACATCTTTCAAAAAAAGTACATTTCGTtcatcccccctcacccccccttacacacacacaaaacaaaaacataagcAAACAATAGAAATAAGA
This sequence is a window from Panulirus ornatus isolate Po-2019 chromosome 11, ASM3632096v1, whole genome shotgun sequence. Protein-coding genes within it:
- the zfh2 gene encoding zinc finger homeobox protein 3 isoform X2 — its product is MPGEEQGEPPLKGCPPAPPNPPADPLHTPSQPQEQQQAPPEMSPEDAPSTSPLAGEEGPGPLPQQGPNATSSSSSVPSASPPATFNLTCMTCHTHFTSAEQYTRHHCVASAAAQDALNESSSDVEKFDGKIVYNPDGSAYIIDSEMSDDEGVAGLELPRHEGSIVDSPRHPLSSTAAPTIPTIANAIYVTKNPAFYTALYGQTFTSLIQENKVPEVPIVHSYRVFTVGDKDSENECKDSDSKNDSSSEKAKLPLLDYSQVPIKPILMCFVCKLSFGYVRSFIAHAMGDHSVVLLDEERDLLAAKNASAIIQCAGREKEPRVSFLEPVTPPGASSSSGSTNNCSSGSSTQHGGALATLLPSGAPSGTSPSPQPSPVKAAHNNDAHQDLNEEERTSADKRDIPDFYDIVRQQHQQMQQQQHQHQHQQQQQQRPDPFAAPQHPAAARTPDLSRKSPISALGANGRASVSPVTSMSPTSFSPLQSPVAQLTGTIIGACPEHMSGRPQGVSCDKCDLILQQSRQLGGQMAFMHSRNSCKTLKCPKCNWHYKYQETLEIHMKEKHPENESTCIYCLTNQAHPRLARGETYTCGYKPYRCEVCNYSTTTKGNLSIHMQSDKHLNNMQELQNGGMPNMDGSLGSQSLTSQQQSPSGSIYSAPKTPTPSTTPAPSQQQQKPKPVWRCDVCNYETNVARNLRIHMTSEKHTHNMMVLQQNVKHMQQLSAMQGGGGGGGGQIDPMALLQYAGNPAAAAAMMASLGVGEKPHLPEAALADLAYNQALLIQMMSGGQLPPGPMGPGGHMGPGGHPGHGTEHPPGPHFDMGLNPESLEPPPEPVPPNPRHAFTCCVCSVFSTDSLEQLTLHLQLDRSKINENEVLLVVAGNYICKLCSYKTNLKANFQLHCKTDKHLQKLQHVNHILEGGPRNEWKLKYLSNTNPMHVRCNLCEYYTNSVHKLQLHAAHQRHEVLNVLFRHLCNTEHAIMEDRRVYTCTLCSFNTRAKLQMLHHIRSMRHLQMEQLHQIQRHAEGKGATQQDIGDIFKVEENEEEGRHTPPEETKEEAGRSPDHVHACPFCHYTCESETTLQQHVDADHGGEKKAGLRCPLCEEACPDMPALEKHAINVHSVNSDGLQRLLLLVKLSAAAAGKDDDDEDPHQAQSEQHHRLQEQLHQRHQHKLEESQPPGGAGKRGVERGLGREQEECGVCGLACASIDDLIIHQTATGHTPIAETPRGPGYLCWKKGCNQYFSTAQALHSHFREIHGAAPRPSVAVSERHVYKYRCQQCSLAFKTVEKLQLHAQYHAIRDATKCLLCHRNFRSLTALQKHVSSDHPELTAAERQQFQASIVGAPVGAGAGPVLDPSTTALLRRESNKGDEVEELSRVVEEPPLPPQQQAIEDYLNSDTMALDNYSDPARRYKCHRCRVAFTRQNYLTAHQKTLLHRRDEERGRDAEVVHGVEKGTSDEREKEAESGNRSDAAATPTSRATPTPGVTPTSTTASSISPAVDHQGMNVPPQMAEMAAALNALTAAQMQQMQFNPMMMAGLGLAAGLPLQLNPLAAMNLHPPLAPMLPPHMFDPMALASMQQQGPPTSGPSGLPGDPTLFLKQQQQQLLQQQQQQAAAAAAAAAAAAQQKRARTRITDDQLKILRGHFDINNSPTEDQINEMAKQSGLPPKVIKHWFRNTLFKERQRSKDSPYNFSIPPSTTLNLEEYEKTGEAKVMPLNPDEAREIVELNSAREEERAVERVPKEQEEPPSDRAAAVSPLNKVPSLSQDNSRVQEKNGDGLGGSLGLNSQLQLHQQQQQQQQQQQQQQQQQQQQQQKQREQQQQQRLEQQQREQQQTQPLLSQQQQHQAPPQQQVSSGPQLVSSAPSSPLGLPATSPFSSLASPQSSLSLTSLITSQLETNPMLAHKLPHTPPTVPSSGLIPPSSGVSPTPPHLSFPSAPLSTSHTSTSSCSSSGKRANRTRFTDYQIKVLQEFFENNAYPKDDDLEYLSKLLNLSPRVIVVWFQNARQKARKVYENQPPLDPNDEGAGRFTRTPGLNYQCKKCLLVFQRYYELIRHQKTHCFKEEDAKRSAQAQAAAAQAAALYNDENSNHSSITDSSQQSGGLDNKPVESNFQCDKCSLVFNRFEQWREHQIVHLMNPALFLNKGADSPFTSIQQQQQQSQPPQQQPQQQHQPPTSVPPPQPSPLLPPASPLKRKADESEDERESMSGVNEGQRDKRLRTTILPEQLDYLYQKYQMEANPSRKMLETIAQEVGLKKRVVQVWFQNTRARERKGQFRAHAQVINKKCPFCPAIFKVKSALESHLSTKHADHYSKGDVDIDALPDVEDSGVGNFGLSSTPSATQASQVMPSSLFSSEVPEDSIAMYHEEAIRRYLNDVNLSSDGARREGESPLDLSKPLELGRPLGFDSSILDSTAEHVDDHSDEDSYQLDMGEPEEGDFSMNSYESNPTSPASSTTSTAKQPGALHGATKRFRTQMSAIQVKIMKSVFQDYKTPTMAECELLGREIGLAKRVVQVWFQNARAKEKKAKLALQKMLGTEPEAPKPPEECKVCNFKYSHKYSIQDHLFTRSHIENMKMFLEKAKEESDTAGLNSSLSSIPVDVDRPPSSMTPAAGLAHQLQMAQLMALGSPPAAAGASAGEDKKGGPGGSSSTDDLNRLQLLQQMYQQMGLGGLQGAPHPLLQHAMMAGAGNGGTSTSGSSGGGMGGSGFDQVSGGHYGGGTPLSMLQLPPTAHAELNAHLNSPGSSGASFTLDGGRASDAGETAEHSEGEVGWVCKSCRLVFPSPTLLAAHQRALDHTRGVLRLTQLLYACTACRHHAATLVEYRRHLDSEQHRAVSTTVSSGGGGGSVVEDAEVAAVVRQITALAQAAHPGTDTNANINKDSAASTPGPQPAPSQ